AGAAGGGCTGATGAAGCCGGTAGTCTGGTTGCCGTAAGACGGTAGGCACCAGCGCAATAAACAAGGGCGGTTGACTGTCAGAAGGTGACAGTCAACCGCCCTTCATTTTGGCGTCTATATACGAGCCGAGTCAGCGTTAGTTGCGGACGTTGATGCTCATCCGCACAGGGGTCTCGCGTTCGTAAGTGTGCTTCACGGTGCAGCCCTTCTCAATGTGGCGGGTCATGCGCTCGGCCAGCTTGTCGGCGTCTTCATCGCTGAGCTTGGCGTCTGTGGCATCCACGCTCACCTGCTCGTTGAAGCTCAGGAAGGCATCGTCGTCGTCGCTGTACTGGGCGTTGACCACAACTTTGGCGCCCTTACCTTCGCCAAGCGTGTGCTCGACGGCGAACTGTGAGGACATAGCCGCGCATCCTGCCAAAGCAATCTGCGCCAAGTCACCTGGGGTGAAAAGTCCTTCGCCGCGCCCGAACTTAATCATGGCTCCGTCGTCGGAGTGACCTTCCCAAGAGCCGTCGGCGGCCCGCTCTACCCATAGTCGTTTTG
This window of the Bombiscardovia nodaiensis genome carries:
- a CDS encoding peroxiredoxin, yielding MAKRLWVERAADGSWEGHSDDGAMIKFGRGEGLFTPGDLAQIALAGCAAMSSQFAVEHTLGEGKGAKVVVNAQYSDDDDAFLSFNEQVSVDATDAKLSDEDADKLAERMTRHIEKGCTVKHTYERETPVRMSINVRN